From Streptomyces cyaneogriseus subsp. noncyanogenus, the proteins below share one genomic window:
- the rimO gene encoding 30S ribosomal protein S12 methylthiotransferase RimO, which produces MPERRTVALVTLGCARNEVDSEELAGRLEADGWQLVEDAADADVAVVNTCGFVEAAKKDSVDALLEANDLKGHGRTQAVVAVGCMAERYGKELAEALPEADGVLGFDDYTDISDRLQTILSGGGHAAHTPRDRRKLLPISPVERQAVSEEVALPGHGAPEDLPDGLAPASGPRAPLRRRLDGSPVASVKLASGCDRRCSFCAIPSFRGSFISRRPSDVLNETRWLAEQGVKEIMLVSENNTSYGKDLGDIRLLEALLPELAEVDGIERVRVSYLQPAEMRPGLIDVLTSTPKVAPYFDLSFQHSAPGVLRAMRRFGDTDRFLELLDTIRSKAPEAGVRSNFIVGFPGESEADLAELERFLNHARLDAIGVFGYSDEEGTEAATYDGKLDEEVVAERLARVSRLAEELVSQRAEERVGETVRVLVESVDDEDGVYGRAAHQAPETDGQVLLTSGEGLSAGLMVDAKVVGTEGVDLVAEPLRGSLAWSEEAGR; this is translated from the coding sequence ATGCCTGAACGCCGTACCGTCGCACTGGTCACCCTTGGCTGCGCTCGTAACGAGGTGGACTCCGAGGAGCTCGCAGGCCGTTTGGAGGCGGACGGCTGGCAGCTCGTGGAGGACGCCGCGGACGCGGACGTCGCCGTGGTGAACACGTGCGGCTTCGTCGAGGCCGCCAAGAAGGACTCCGTGGACGCCCTGCTGGAGGCCAACGACCTCAAGGGTCATGGCAGAACGCAGGCCGTCGTGGCCGTGGGCTGCATGGCCGAGCGGTACGGCAAGGAGCTCGCCGAGGCCCTGCCCGAGGCCGACGGCGTCCTCGGCTTCGACGACTACACCGACATCTCCGACCGCCTCCAGACCATCCTGAGCGGCGGGGGCCACGCCGCGCACACCCCGCGCGACCGGCGCAAGCTGCTGCCGATCAGCCCCGTCGAGCGGCAGGCCGTCTCCGAGGAGGTGGCCCTGCCCGGCCACGGCGCCCCTGAGGACCTGCCGGACGGGCTGGCTCCGGCCTCGGGCCCCCGCGCGCCGCTCCGCCGCCGCCTGGACGGATCCCCCGTCGCCTCGGTGAAGCTGGCCTCCGGCTGCGACCGGCGCTGCTCGTTCTGCGCCATCCCCTCCTTCCGCGGCTCCTTCATCTCCCGCCGCCCGAGCGATGTGCTGAACGAGACGCGGTGGCTGGCCGAGCAGGGGGTCAAGGAGATCATGCTGGTCTCCGAGAACAACACCTCCTACGGCAAGGACCTCGGCGACATCCGGCTGCTGGAGGCGCTGCTGCCGGAGCTGGCGGAGGTCGACGGCATCGAGCGGGTGCGCGTGAGCTACCTCCAGCCGGCCGAGATGCGCCCGGGCCTGATCGACGTCCTGACCTCGACGCCGAAGGTCGCCCCGTACTTCGACCTGTCCTTCCAGCACTCCGCGCCCGGCGTGCTGCGGGCGATGCGCCGCTTCGGCGACACCGACCGCTTCCTGGAGCTGCTGGACACCATCCGCAGCAAGGCCCCCGAGGCCGGTGTGCGCTCCAACTTCATCGTGGGATTCCCCGGCGAGTCCGAGGCCGACCTCGCCGAGCTGGAGCGCTTCCTGAACCACGCCCGGCTGGACGCCATCGGCGTCTTCGGCTACTCCGACGAGGAGGGCACGGAGGCGGCGACCTACGACGGCAAGCTCGACGAGGAGGTCGTCGCCGAGCGGCTGGCGCGGGTGTCCCGACTGGCCGAGGAGCTCGTCTCGCAGCGGGCCGAGGAGCGGGTGGGCGAGACCGTGCGGGTGCTCGTGGAGTCCGTGGACGACGAGGACGGCGTGTACGGGCGTGCGGCGCACCAGGCGCCCGAGACGGACGGCCAGGTGCTGCTCACGAGCGGCGAAGGTTTGAGCGCCGGTCTTATGGTCGACGCGAAGGTGGTCGGTACGGAAGGTGTCGACCTCGTGGCCGAACCGCTGCGGGGCTCGCTCGCGTGGAGTGAGGAGGCGGGCAGATGA
- a CDS encoding helix-turn-helix domain-containing protein, whose translation MILLRRLLGDVLRRQRQRQGRTLREVSSSARVSLGYLSEVERGQKEASSELLAAICDALDVRMSELMREVSDELALAELAQSAAATPSESVPAPVRPMLGSVSVTGVPPERVTIKAPAEAVDVVAA comes from the coding sequence ATGATTCTGCTCCGTCGCCTGCTGGGTGACGTGCTGCGTCGGCAGCGCCAGCGCCAGGGCCGTACTCTGCGCGAAGTCTCCTCGTCCGCCCGAGTCTCACTCGGCTATCTCTCCGAGGTGGAGCGGGGGCAGAAGGAGGCTTCCTCCGAGCTGCTCGCCGCCATCTGCGACGCGCTGGACGTACGGATGTCCGAGCTCATGCGGGAAGTGAGCGATGAACTCGCCCTCGCCGAGCTGGCCCAGTCTGCTGCTGCCACCCCCAGTGAGTCCGTGCCCGCGCCGGTTCGTCCGATGCTGGGCTCCGTGTCGGTGACCGGTGTGCCACCGGAACGGGTGACCATCAAGGCACCTGCCGAGGCGGTGGACGTCGTCGCCGCCTGA
- a CDS encoding Dps family protein — MYVVKSPLSDASLQTVSEALQGALVDLVDLGLVAKQIHWNVVGPRFRSVHLQLDEVVATARTHSDTVAERAAALGVPPDGRAATVAVGSGIGVTPEGWVDDAAAVRALVDALGAVIVRMRERIAATGEPDPVSQDIFIRITADLEKHHWMFQAENG, encoded by the coding sequence ATGTACGTCGTGAAGAGCCCGCTGTCCGACGCCAGCTTGCAGACGGTGTCCGAGGCGCTCCAGGGCGCCCTCGTGGATCTGGTCGATCTCGGCCTGGTGGCGAAGCAGATCCACTGGAACGTGGTCGGGCCGCGCTTCCGTTCCGTACATCTGCAACTGGACGAGGTCGTCGCCACGGCCCGGACGCACTCCGACACGGTGGCGGAGCGTGCCGCGGCACTGGGGGTGCCGCCGGACGGCCGCGCCGCGACGGTCGCCGTAGGCAGCGGCATCGGGGTCACCCCGGAGGGGTGGGTCGACGACGCGGCGGCGGTCAGGGCCCTCGTGGACGCGCTGGGTGCGGTGATCGTGCGGATGCGGGAGCGGATCGCCGCCACCGGGGAGCCGGACCCGGTCAGCCAGGACATCTTCATCCGGATCACGGCGGATCTGGAGAAGCACCACTGGATGTTCCAGGCCGAGAACGGCTGA
- a CDS encoding DNA-formamidopyrimidine glycosylase family protein yields the protein MPEGDTVWQTARRLHGALAGEVLIRSDFRVPRYATVDLTGRRVLDVVSRGKHLLTRIEGGLTLHSHLRMDGSWKVFAAGRRWSGGPAHQIRVVLGSADRTAVGYRLPVLELLRTADEHHVVGHLGPDLLGPDWDPAQALANLLADPARPLGEALLDQRNLAGIGNVYKCELCFLLGVTPWLPVGDLPAERAGKLPALAKKLLEANRDRPVRATTGLRGQDLFVYGRAPRPCLRCNTSVRVADQGDGSRERPTYWCPTCQRGPTPAPSGRTGAR from the coding sequence ATGCCCGAAGGAGACACGGTCTGGCAGACCGCACGGCGGCTGCACGGCGCCCTCGCGGGCGAGGTACTGATCCGCAGCGACTTCCGGGTGCCCCGGTACGCCACCGTCGACCTGACCGGCCGCAGGGTGCTCGACGTCGTCTCGCGCGGCAAGCACCTGCTCACCCGGATCGAAGGCGGCCTGACGCTCCACTCGCACCTGCGGATGGACGGCTCCTGGAAGGTGTTCGCCGCCGGCCGGCGCTGGAGCGGCGGCCCCGCCCACCAGATCCGCGTGGTGCTCGGCAGCGCCGACCGCACGGCCGTCGGCTACCGCCTGCCCGTCCTGGAGCTCCTGCGCACAGCCGACGAACACCACGTCGTCGGCCACCTCGGCCCGGACCTCCTGGGACCGGACTGGGACCCCGCCCAGGCGCTGGCGAACCTGCTCGCCGACCCGGCGCGCCCGCTGGGCGAGGCCCTCCTCGACCAGCGCAACCTCGCCGGCATCGGCAACGTCTACAAGTGCGAGCTGTGCTTCCTGCTCGGCGTCACCCCCTGGCTGCCCGTCGGCGACCTGCCCGCCGAGCGCGCCGGCAAGCTCCCGGCGCTCGCCAAGAAGCTGCTGGAAGCCAACCGCGACCGTCCGGTGCGCGCAACGACGGGCCTGCGCGGCCAGGACCTCTTCGTCTACGGCCGCGCCCCCCGGCCGTGCCTGCGCTGCAACACCTCCGTCCGCGTCGCCGACCAGGGCGACGGCTCCCGCGAGCGCCCCACGTACTGGTGCCCCACCTGCCAGCGGGGCCCCACCCCGGCACCGAGCGGCCGGACCGGGGCACGCTGA
- a CDS encoding SRPBCC family protein translates to MSVTSVDEDAGNLTLTLVADFAAPVGRVWQMWADPRRLERWWGPPDYPATVEEHDLTAGGEVTYFMTGPEGERYRGWWRITSVSPPTSLEFVDGFADQDGKPKDDMPTTTARVRLTAHGGGTRMELRSVFGSREQMERLVNMGMVEGLRQAVGQIDALLTG, encoded by the coding sequence ATGAGCGTCACCAGCGTGGACGAGGATGCCGGCAACCTGACCCTCACCCTGGTCGCCGACTTCGCCGCCCCGGTCGGACGGGTGTGGCAGATGTGGGCCGACCCGCGTCGGCTGGAGCGGTGGTGGGGCCCGCCGGACTACCCGGCGACGGTGGAGGAGCACGACCTGACGGCGGGCGGCGAGGTCACCTACTTCATGACCGGCCCGGAGGGCGAGCGGTACCGCGGGTGGTGGCGGATCACGTCCGTCAGCCCGCCGACGTCCCTGGAGTTCGTCGACGGCTTCGCCGATCAGGACGGCAAGCCGAAGGACGACATGCCGACCACCACGGCGCGGGTGCGGCTCACCGCCCACGGCGGGGGCACGCGGATGGAGCTGCGCTCGGTCTTCGGCTCCCGGGAGCAGATGGAACGGCTGGTGAACATGGGCATGGTCGAGGGTTTGCGGCAGGCGGTGGGCCAGATCGACGCCCTGCTCACCGGTTGA
- a CDS encoding CinA family protein: MSSPAAEVVRLLTVRGGTLAVAESLTGGLVAAEITAVPGASKVFRGSVTAYATELKHRMLGVDEALLAARGAVDPEVAAEMAVGVRKALGADWGIATTGVAGPDPQDGQPVGTVFVAVDGPSRITGDSAGGGKVEALRLNGDRAEIRMESVRSVLGLLLRELTGEQTGNERAQDTERNGGF, from the coding sequence TTGAGTTCCCCGGCCGCCGAGGTGGTGCGACTCCTCACGGTGAGGGGCGGGACCCTCGCGGTCGCCGAGTCGCTGACCGGTGGCCTGGTGGCGGCGGAGATCACCGCCGTGCCCGGGGCGTCGAAGGTGTTCCGGGGTTCGGTCACCGCCTACGCCACCGAGCTGAAGCACCGGATGCTCGGCGTGGACGAGGCCCTGCTGGCCGCGCGAGGAGCGGTGGACCCCGAGGTCGCGGCAGAGATGGCAGTCGGCGTACGGAAGGCCCTCGGCGCCGACTGGGGCATCGCCACCACCGGCGTCGCCGGTCCCGACCCGCAGGACGGACAGCCCGTCGGAACGGTGTTCGTGGCGGTGGACGGCCCCTCGAGAATCACTGGGGATTCCGCCGGGGGCGGAAAAGTGGAGGCGCTGCGGTTGAACGGCGACCGCGCGGAAATTCGTATGGAGAGTGTACGGAGCGTGCTCGGACTCCTGCTGAGGGAGCTCACGGGCGAACAGACCGGGAATGAGCGGGCACAGGATACGGAACGGAACGGGGGGTTTTGA
- a CDS encoding helix-turn-helix domain-containing protein, with product MSIGNSPEDERPFEDVSEEARPSIGHALRQARLAAGMTVDDISAATRVRIAIVHAIEADDFTSCGGDVYARGHIRTLARAVRLDPEPLIAQYDAEHGGRPAPTSAAPLFEAERIRPERRGPNWTAAMVAAIVVVIGFVGFTMVKGGDEGGTASVAEGATPASGTSAPAVPGTKKPADPKPDPTDSAIAAAPQDKVTVQVSAPDGRSWISAKDHNGQILFDGLLEQGDSKTFQDSSRIDLVLGDAGAIQLHVNGKEIQDDFRPGAVERLTYTKGDPEVG from the coding sequence GTGTCCATCGGCAACTCCCCTGAAGACGAGCGTCCGTTCGAAGACGTTTCCGAGGAAGCCCGCCCCTCCATCGGCCACGCCCTGCGGCAGGCGCGTCTCGCCGCCGGGATGACCGTCGACGACATCAGTGCCGCCACCCGGGTCCGTATCGCCATCGTGCACGCCATCGAGGCGGACGATTTCACGTCCTGCGGCGGTGACGTCTACGCCCGCGGTCACATCCGGACCCTGGCCAGGGCCGTGCGCCTCGATCCGGAACCGCTGATCGCGCAGTACGACGCCGAACACGGGGGGCGGCCGGCGCCGACCTCGGCGGCGCCGCTGTTCGAAGCGGAACGTATCCGCCCGGAGCGGCGCGGGCCGAACTGGACCGCGGCCATGGTCGCCGCGATCGTCGTGGTGATCGGTTTCGTCGGCTTCACGATGGTCAAGGGCGGCGACGAGGGCGGCACGGCGTCGGTGGCCGAGGGCGCCACGCCCGCGTCCGGCACCTCCGCCCCGGCCGTCCCGGGGACGAAGAAGCCCGCCGACCCCAAGCCGGACCCGACCGACAGCGCCATCGCCGCCGCGCCCCAGGACAAGGTGACGGTGCAGGTGAGCGCCCCCGACGGCCGGAGCTGGATCTCCGCCAAGGATCACAACGGGCAGATCCTCTTCGACGGCCTCCTCGAGCAGGGCGACTCCAAGACCTTCCAGGACAGCTCGCGGATCGACCTCGTCCTCGGCGACGCCGGCGCCATCCAGCTGCACGTCAACGGCAAGGAGATCCAGGACGATTTCCGGCCCGGCGCCGTGGAGCGGCTGACGTACACCAAGGGTGACCCCGAGGTCGGATAA
- the pgsA gene encoding CDP-diacylglycerol--glycerol-3-phosphate 3-phosphatidyltransferase, whose product MTGIPASAAGGSSGGRGTGSRALPGTAPAGPVAGAAVPGGIAAREAGGRAFGDGASPAGGHGVPEAGAASGAGGGPGAGSGRASGAQGDEDLSAAHVPGSDGGAAPEDAGAPGGARTARGGKLAAAAVNQASVWNVANLLTMLRLVLVPAFVALMLADGGYDPAWRAFAWAAFAVAMITDLFDGHLARAYNLVTDFGKIADPIADKAIMGAALICLSALGDLPWWVTAVILGRELGITLLRFLVIRYGVIPASRGGKLKTLTQGVAVGMYVLALTGPLATLRFWVMAAAVVLTVVTGLDYVRQAIVLRRRGIAERRAALKETEA is encoded by the coding sequence ATGACCGGAATCCCGGCGTCCGCGGCGGGAGGCTCCTCCGGCGGGCGGGGGACCGGCTCGCGCGCGCTGCCCGGTACCGCTCCGGCGGGGCCGGTGGCCGGGGCCGCGGTCCCGGGCGGCATCGCGGCGCGGGAGGCCGGCGGCCGGGCTTTCGGAGACGGTGCGTCTCCGGCGGGCGGCCACGGCGTGCCGGAGGCCGGTGCGGCTTCCGGGGCCGGTGGCGGACCGGGCGCGGGGAGCGGTCGCGCCTCCGGTGCCCAGGGTGACGAGGATCTCTCGGCGGCGCATGTCCCCGGCTCCGACGGGGGCGCCGCGCCCGAGGACGCGGGGGCGCCGGGCGGTGCGAGGACGGCGCGGGGCGGAAAGCTGGCCGCGGCCGCCGTCAACCAGGCCAGTGTCTGGAACGTCGCCAATCTGCTGACGATGCTCCGGCTGGTGCTCGTACCGGCGTTCGTCGCACTGATGCTCGCCGACGGCGGGTACGACCCGGCGTGGCGGGCGTTCGCCTGGGCGGCCTTCGCCGTCGCCATGATCACCGACCTCTTCGACGGGCACCTGGCCCGTGCGTACAACCTGGTCACCGACTTCGGGAAGATCGCCGATCCCATCGCCGACAAGGCGATCATGGGAGCGGCGCTGATCTGTCTGTCGGCCCTGGGCGATCTGCCGTGGTGGGTGACGGCCGTCATCCTGGGCCGGGAGCTGGGCATCACGCTGCTGCGGTTCCTCGTCATCCGCTACGGGGTCATCCCCGCCAGCCGCGGCGGCAAGCTGAAGACGCTCACCCAGGGGGTGGCCGTCGGGATGTACGTGCTGGCGCTGACGGGGCCGCTGGCGACCCTCAGATTCTGGGTGATGGCGGCGGCGGTCGTCCTGACCGTCGTGACCGGGCTGGACTATGTCAGACAGGCCATCGTGCTGCGCAGGCGGGGAATCGCCGAGCGCAGGGCGGCGTTGAAGGAGACGGAAGCTTGA
- a CDS encoding DNA translocase FtsK: MASRPSAAKKPPAKKPAAPAKAPVKKAAAKKAPPRKAPARKAPARKAAARKPAPAPSPTSGVYRLVRALWLGLAHAVGAVFRGIGQGAKNLDPAHRKDGVALLLLAIALIVAAGTWADLKGPVGDLVEILVTGAFGRLDLLVPILVAVIAVRFIRHPEKPEANGRIVIGLSALVVGVLGQVHIACGSPARSAGMQAIRDAGGLIGWAAATPLSYTMTDVLAVPLLVLLTVFGLLVVTATPVNAVPQRLRLLGVRLGLVRDPVAEDFTDDERYEEQWREALPAAPRRRGPAPQAYDPGAAEQEALTRRRGRPRRPAVPQPDMNRPMDAVDIAAAAAADLDGAVLHGMPPSPVVADLTQGVRAGDREQAAPDPTPVPAARPEREAASPEREAARPGREQTKSAVPDLTKTPPAKPRELPPRAEQLQLSGDITYALPSLDLLTRGGPGKARSAANDAIVEALTTVFTEFKVDARVTGFTRGPTVTRYEVELGPAVKVERITALTKNIAYAVASPDVRIISPIPGKSAVGIEIPNTDREMVNLGDVLRLAESAEDDDPMLVAFGKDVEGGYVMHSLAKMPHMLVAGATGSGKSSCINCLITSVMMRATPEDVRMILVDPKRVELTAYEGIPHLITPIITNPKRAAEALQWVVREMDLRYDDLAAYGYRHIDDFNRAVREGKVKPPEGSERELQPYPYLLVIVDELADLMMVAPRDVEDAIVRITQLARAAGIHLVLATQRPSVDVVTGLIKANVPSRLAFATSSLADSRVILDQPGAEKLIGKGDGLFLPMGANKPVRMQGAFVTEEEVAAVVRHCKDQMTPVFRDDVVVGGKQKKEIDEDIGDDLDLLCQAAELVVSTQFGSTSMLQRKLRVGFAKAGRLMDLMESRNIVGPSEGSKARDVLVKPDELDGVLALLRGESEG; encoded by the coding sequence ATGGCCTCACGTCCTTCCGCAGCCAAGAAGCCGCCCGCGAAGAAGCCGGCCGCTCCCGCGAAGGCTCCCGTGAAGAAGGCCGCGGCGAAAAAGGCGCCTCCCAGGAAGGCGCCCGCTCGGAAGGCACCGGCCAGGAAGGCGGCGGCGAGGAAGCCCGCTCCCGCGCCGAGCCCCACCAGCGGCGTGTACCGCCTCGTGCGCGCCCTCTGGCTGGGTCTCGCGCACGCCGTCGGCGCCGTGTTCCGCGGCATAGGGCAGGGCGCGAAGAACCTCGACCCGGCGCACCGCAAGGACGGGGTGGCGCTGCTGCTCCTCGCCATCGCGCTGATCGTCGCCGCGGGCACCTGGGCCGACCTGAAGGGCCCGGTGGGCGATCTCGTCGAGATCCTGGTGACCGGCGCCTTCGGACGGCTCGACCTGCTCGTGCCGATCCTGGTCGCCGTCATCGCGGTGCGCTTCATCCGGCACCCGGAGAAGCCCGAGGCCAACGGCCGCATCGTGATCGGCCTGTCCGCGCTCGTCGTCGGCGTGCTCGGCCAGGTCCACATCGCCTGCGGCTCGCCCGCCCGCAGCGCCGGCATGCAGGCCATACGGGACGCCGGCGGCCTCATCGGCTGGGCGGCGGCGACCCCGCTGTCGTACACCATGACCGATGTCCTGGCGGTACCGCTGCTGGTGCTGCTGACGGTCTTCGGGCTGCTGGTCGTGACGGCCACCCCGGTCAACGCCGTCCCGCAGCGGCTGCGGCTGCTCGGGGTGCGGCTCGGGCTCGTCCGCGATCCGGTGGCCGAGGATTTCACCGACGACGAGCGGTACGAGGAGCAGTGGCGCGAGGCGCTGCCCGCCGCGCCGCGCCGGCGCGGCCCGGCCCCGCAGGCGTACGACCCGGGCGCCGCCGAGCAGGAGGCGCTCACCCGGCGCCGCGGCCGCCCCCGGCGGCCGGCCGTGCCCCAGCCCGACATGAACCGGCCGATGGACGCCGTGGACATCGCCGCGGCGGCCGCCGCCGATCTCGACGGGGCCGTCCTGCACGGCATGCCGCCCTCTCCGGTCGTCGCCGACCTCACCCAGGGCGTACGGGCGGGCGACCGCGAGCAGGCCGCGCCGGACCCGACGCCCGTGCCGGCCGCGCGGCCCGAGCGGGAGGCCGCGTCGCCCGAGAGGGAGGCCGCGCGGCCCGGGCGGGAGCAGACGAAGAGCGCCGTCCCGGACCTGACCAAGACCCCGCCCGCCAAGCCGCGCGAGCTGCCGCCGCGCGCCGAGCAGCTCCAGCTGTCCGGCGACATCACCTACGCCCTGCCGTCCCTGGACCTCCTCACGCGCGGGGGGCCGGGCAAGGCCCGCAGCGCCGCCAACGACGCCATCGTCGAGGCGCTGACCACCGTCTTCACGGAGTTCAAGGTCGACGCCCGGGTCACCGGCTTCACGCGCGGGCCGACGGTCACCCGCTACGAGGTGGAGCTCGGACCCGCCGTGAAGGTCGAGCGGATCACCGCGCTGACGAAGAACATCGCCTACGCCGTGGCCAGCCCGGACGTGCGGATCATCAGCCCTATCCCCGGCAAGTCGGCGGTCGGCATCGAGATCCCGAACACCGACCGGGAGATGGTCAACCTCGGCGACGTGCTGCGCCTGGCGGAGTCCGCCGAGGACGACGATCCGATGCTGGTCGCCTTCGGCAAGGACGTCGAGGGCGGCTACGTCATGCACTCGCTGGCGAAGATGCCGCACATGCTGGTCGCGGGCGCCACCGGCTCCGGAAAGTCGTCCTGCATCAACTGTCTGATCACCTCGGTCATGATGCGGGCGACCCCGGAGGACGTCCGGATGATCCTCGTCGACCCCAAGCGCGTGGAGCTGACCGCCTACGAGGGCATCCCGCACCTGATCACGCCGATCATCACCAACCCCAAGCGGGCCGCCGAGGCGCTCCAGTGGGTCGTACGCGAGATGGACCTGCGCTACGACGACCTGGCGGCCTACGGCTACCGGCACATCGACGACTTCAACCGCGCGGTGCGCGAGGGGAAGGTCAAGCCGCCGGAGGGCAGTGAGCGGGAGCTCCAGCCGTACCCGTACCTGCTGGTCATCGTGGACGAGCTGGCGGATCTGATGATGGTCGCGCCGCGGGACGTCGAGGACGCCATCGTGCGGATCACGCAGCTCGCGCGCGCGGCCGGCATCCACCTGGTGCTGGCCACGCAGCGGCCGTCCGTCGACGTCGTCACCGGTCTGATCAAGGCGAACGTGCCCTCGCGCCTGGCCTTCGCCACGTCCTCGCTGGCGGACTCGCGGGTCATCCTCGACCAGCCGGGCGCGGAGAAGCTGATCGGCAAGGGCGACGGGCTGTTCCTGCCGATGGGCGCGAACAAGCCGGTGCGCATGCAGGGCGCGTTCGTGACCGAGGAGGAGGTCGCGGCCGTCGTCCGGCACTGCAAGGACCAGATGACGCCCGTCTTCCGGGACGACGTCGTGGTCGGCGGCAAGCAGAAGAAGGAGATCGACGAGGACATCGGCGACGACCTCGACCTGCTGTGCCAGGCGGCGGAGCTGGTGGTCTCCACCCAGTTCGGGTCGACGTCCATGCTCCAGCGCAAGCTGCGGGTCGGCTTCGCCAAGGCGGGGCGTCTGATGGACCTGATGGAGTCGCGGAACATCGTCGGACCGAGCGAGGGTTCGAAGGCGCGTGACGTTCTTGTGAAACCCGATGAGCTCGATGGCGTGCTCGCCCTGCTCCGGGGGGAGTCTGAAGGGTAG
- a CDS encoding response regulator — translation MVQKAKILLVDDRPENLLALEAILSALDQTLVRASSGEEALKALLTDDFAVILLDVQMPGMDGFETAAHIKRRERTRDIPIIFLTAINHGPHHTFRGYAAGAVDYISKPFDPWVLRAKVSVFVELYMKNCQLREQAALLRLQLEGGGKAAGGEAKESAGLLAELSARLAAVEEQAEALSKQLSDESTDAAAVATAAHLERKLTGLRRALDALEPGTSGGQPAVN, via the coding sequence ATGGTGCAGAAGGCCAAGATCCTCCTGGTCGATGACCGGCCGGAGAATCTGCTGGCGCTGGAGGCGATCCTCTCGGCGCTCGATCAGACGCTGGTGCGGGCATCGTCCGGGGAGGAAGCGCTCAAAGCACTGCTCACGGACGACTTCGCGGTCATTCTGCTGGACGTCCAGATGCCGGGCATGGACGGTTTCGAGACCGCCGCGCACATCAAGCGGCGGGAGCGGACCCGGGACATCCCGATCATCTTCCTCACCGCGATCAACCACGGCCCCCACCACACCTTCCGCGGGTACGCGGCGGGCGCCGTGGACTACATCTCCAAGCCGTTCGACCCGTGGGTGCTGCGCGCGAAGGTCTCCGTCTTCGTCGAGCTGTACATGAAGAACTGCCAGCTCCGGGAGCAGGCGGCGCTGCTGCGGCTCCAGTTGGAGGGCGGCGGCAAGGCCGCGGGCGGTGAGGCCAAGGAGTCGGCGGGGCTGCTCGCGGAGCTGTCGGCCCGGCTGGCGGCGGTCGAGGAGCAGGCCGAGGCGCTGTCCAAGCAGCTCAGCGACGAATCGACCGACGCGGCCGCGGTGGCCACGGCGGCCCATCTGGAGCGCAAGCTGACCGGGTTGCGGCGGGCCCTGGACGCGCTGGAGCCGGGCACCTCCGGCGGCCAGCCCGCGGTGAACTGA